The DNA region gtagTCTTGGACCGCTTCTTGAGCGGCGCCGGGGGTGACGCCACGGCCATCAGCGTCGCGTGAGGCCGGTGCGCAGTGGAGAGGCCGCCCGAGGACTCGCCCAGCGCGCCGGGGGAGGAGGACGGGGGCGCGGGGGCGTGCAGGCGCGTCTGCGTGACTGGCGGTGGTGCCAGGAGCTGCGGGATGACCGGGAACGAGCTGGTGGTGCCGCCGGTGGGGGTCGCCGATGAGGGGGATAGCCCCGCTGCAGCAATATCCTGGATCTTGACATGATTTCCTTCTCCGCCGCCTACCAGGCTCGTCGTCCCAGGCGGCGTCTCGTCGCTCGAATTCGTCGGCTTCGGCAGCACATCCTCTTTGCCCTTGCCATCGTtgtgggtgttgatgttgtccGGCTCTCCGTTAGCATTGAAATAAGCCACTGCAGAGCACCGAGGCAAAAAGGAGTCAGTTCAGGTAGGTAACAAATAGGTGCATGAATGGATTGATAAATGGTGATGATTAATGAAGACGGCAAATGACTAAACAATGTCCATATTTACTTATTTAGTGGAAATCTGATGGACAAGGTTCTGTGGAACACAAAATTTGCGATTGTAAAAATTTACAGTTGACAAAGGGTCAAAGTTTGCCGTATCCGCAACCCACTGTTCTTCAAAGTATTCACAGCCCGGAGCCCACTCAAACCCCTTAATTATTTGCAAGTTTCTTTCCCCTTTCTAACTATTCCCAGGGGACAGTTCCAATTCGTGATTAGCAGACTATGCTGCCTTTCTTTAAATAAATGGATAGCTGAAATCTTCAGAATTCGTGGATTTTGTTCCTTGCATTTCCTGATATCATTATTATATCTACCATTTCTGCAGAATCTGAACTAGTTTATTTTTATAAGATTATAAAGTATTAGTTCATGAGTTAAGTACCAAATAGATCAATTTTAACTTAAACTAAAAGGAATCTACGAAGTGACTTACCATCATATGATATTTCAGAAAGTTTAACAAGTGCATCCAAAAGGTCCTTTTCTTGGGCCTGATTCAGGGAAAGTACAAAATGTCACAGAAGCACAAAAAAAATTGCAATAAGAGCATATAGATGCAAATCAAGTACCGTCATACTGAGTTTAAGGGGAATCTCACTTTGAGTATCAACTTTGCTTTCTCTAAATTAGCTGGATATGGCTTCTCTCTAAGTAGTCTTTCAACCTACAAATAAGAAGATGGCTGGACCTCGTCAAAGAAAGACAGAAGAAATCCTTGTTACTTCATCTTTTGTAGAATGGTATTATCATGGGTACAAATCACCAAGGAATACACAAATGGGATGGAAGAAAGAATATAATACACTGTAATTAGGAGGAAATATAAGATAGAGTGCTACAATTATGGAGAAAGGCTATGTATGAAATCTTGATTTCTAAGACAAGTCACAGAACAGCACAAtgtcaaaaaaagaaaaggttGGAAATCAAATGAACGTTCAAAGGAGTTCTCCTGCAGCTAAGTTCTGCCTTCGGACCGCAAGGATGAGTCATGTACCTTGTGTAGAAGGCTAGCAGTTAGGCAAAGGTTAATTATTTCAGAACCATGTTCCAAATCTGAGTCCTTATTCATGAGCCTCTGATGCTTAATCCCATACTTTATGCCCATAACACCCAGACTTGTAGATACCCTCATCCCAGGCACTTCAGCTTTCCTTTTCCGTGATTCTTGCCTAGCATGATCAGCACAGGAAGGAACTTGACTAGCATTCGGTTCGCTATGCTTTTCTTGAAAAATGGGAGATGTGCATCCTGACTTCACTTCACAGGGTATCGTCTCACTATCAAGTGTATCGTCGGTGCGACCTTTCTGTCAACAAGTACAATCCACCAAAAGGTCCAGATTAGTAACAGTGGACTATGAATACTTCTATTGATTTATTTTGACAATAAAAATGTATAAACAACTATAGCTAAAAACGTTATTAAACTATGAAGGCATAAAAGCTTCTTTTCATCATTTACAGTTCCACAAAACCAATAAAAACAGGCATGGTAATGAAGAATGGTAGATGGTTTCAATCATGATAGCGTGCACGTCCTTTTCAACATCGTTATGATTCAGCAGTTCTATTATGTATGGATAATAATTAAGATAGTTACAGAAGAAAACACTGAAAATGCGAATCCAAGAAACTTTGCATACCACCATCGCCACAGAAACTGCCACTGGTAACTGAACAGAAGGGGCATGCCCATTTACAGATTTCAACCTTTTAGCAGACACCACTGCATGGGGTTCAAAATAAGGTCCTTCTTTGGCCCAATTAGAGATATCTGATTTCCCAATGTCCCTGTTTCGATAGCCATGACAATCGATGAGCACCAACTCGTTTAATTCTATATTATATTTTATTTTCGTGGAAACAAGCAAACATTAACACCTTGTGGTGGACATGGAGTGCTCTGATATTGGTGACTGCTGCAACAGACTGAGGCAACTTGTGGATGAAGTGGAGACCTGTCCAGTTGAGCCATTCTTTTCATGAACCATGGCATGTGCATCAAAGGAAGGATCAGTCTTTGTAAGAACAGACAAAGTCACCAAACTAAATTTCCTGCTCAATAAGAATAAAGGTTAGGCATGTGAAACTGCAGGGAAGAAAAATCTTTTAAAAAGCATACACTTCATTCTGAGAAAAAATGACCAGACATACTCACCTCAAGAATTTGATATTCTCATTTGAACTGACCTTCACAAGAACTTCTTTATGCTCAATGTGTGATATTCTAAGCTCATTTCTCAGTTTAGTTAGAAGCTTGACCTGTAACTGCAAAAACATACAGGTAAAGAGTACTGAAGAAAATATCTGATGGGGCCAATGCAAATTATGACATCTAAAATAATTAATGAGAAGTAATGTTGGGTGTGGAGCCATGGGCTGCATGCCCTGGACCAGCCATCCCTCACGTACAGAACAAGTGAACAATCACTACAAGTATGCAGAAATAAAGCAAGTGGCATGGCAAGGTGGGATAGAGGAAAAATAATGAGAGGAACAAGCAAACAACCACCATTCCGAAGAAAAATAGACACAAAAACAAAATATCTCGGTCAAATCAGCATTGAGTACAAAGTTATATACATCAATAAGATTAAATTTATCCAGCAGTTTATATTTTCTATGATTTGAATACTGGTATTTAGAACCTGTATAAGAAATAGGAATGGCTAACAGATATACCCATGAGAGGTGGTTTGTCACAGCACAGAAAGCCCTTAAAACAGATGCATATGCTGACCGCTCCAAGCAATGAATCTGAAATACAGTATCTCCAGCATCTGGTAATACACATGCATCCTTCATAACTTCAGTATTGCAAGTGCTCCCTTTGGAGTGCAAGCCAGCACTGTGACAAGAAATGCAGCAGTCCATGTAAATTGTGTTGTACTATGTATACACACACGATGGTGGTCAATATTTGGGAGAATTTGCATGTGTAAGGATTAAACTAGGGATACAAGGAACAGGAAAGGTAAACATAAATGCCACAAATAAACATGAAATGGTACTAGATACCAAATAGAGCATCAAAACTTAAAGAGATTAGAAATCTGGTACAGCGGTACTGCAGAACATATAAGTTCACAACTCTTTCAATCAGCATATATGTTTTATTCTGAGAATAAGTGTTAGGCGTCACCTCAAAGAGTTGATTTGCTTATTTGATCTGGCCCTCCCAAGACATTCTCTGTGTTCACTCTCCAATATTTTAAGCTCATTTCTCAGTTCAGCGAGACATCCTTCTTTGGCCTGTAAGATATCAAAGGTAGCTAGCATGTAAAACACACATACGCAGCTGAAGAAATGCTAATTATCCTATCCTATCCAATAAAATTCACCCAAACAATGTTACATCTAAACATATAAAAAAACAGAACTTACATAAAAAACCAGAAGTATCTACCATATTATCATGTAGTGGCATAGAGGAACAGATCAGCATACTTTTCCTAATGTGTATTATATGCCTATTAGTGATATTTCACAAGTGAACTTAAGGAGTAAGAGGAAGTAAGTACCCTTGAGAGGAGGTCTGATTGAGCACAGAACGCTCTCAACACAGCAGCATATGCTGATCGCTCCAAGCAATGAAT from Panicum hallii strain FIL2 chromosome 9, PHallii_v3.1, whole genome shotgun sequence includes:
- the LOC112875613 gene encoding uncharacterized protein LOC112875613 isoform X1; amino-acid sequence: MGDSVLVTCVMQDAADIAFQIHCLERSAYAAVLRAFCAQSDLLSRAKEGCLAELRNELKILESEHRECLGRARSNKQINSLSAGLHSKGSTCNTEVMKDACVLPDAGDTVFQIHCLERSAYASVLRAFCAVTNHLSWLQVKLLTKLRNELRISHIEHKEVLVKVSSNENIKFLRKFSLVTLSVLTKTDPSFDAHAMVHEKNGSTGQVSTSSTSCLSLLQQSPISEHSMSTTRDIGKSDISNWAKEGPYFEPHAVVSAKRLKSVNGHAPSVQLPVAVSVAMVKGRTDDTLDSETIPCEVKSGCTSPIFQEKHSEPNASQVPSCADHARQESRKRKAEVPGMRVSTSLGVMGIKYGIKHQRLMNKDSDLEHGSEIINLCLTASLLHKVERLLREKPYPANLEKAKLILKAQEKDLLDALVKLSEISYDVAYFNANGEPDNINTHNDGKGKEDVLPKPTNSSDETPPGTTSLVGGGEGNHVKIQDIAAAGLSPSSATPTGGTTSSFPVIPQLLAPPPVTQTRLHAPAPPSSSPGALGESSGGLSTAHRPHATLMAVASPPAPLKKRSKTTAEQRSRMREFAYRVGWSFRKAGADAVDAFCAQVGVPRRALRNWMANNRHLAKIPPPSLPSRHRDHPPAATPR
- the LOC112875613 gene encoding uncharacterized protein LOC112875613 isoform X2 — encoded protein: MGDSVLVTCVMQDAADIAFQIHCLERSAYAAVLRAFCAQSDLLSRAKEGCLAELRNELKILESEHRECLGRARSNKQINSLSAGLHSKGSTCNTEVMKDACVLPDAGDTVFQIHCLERSAYASVLRAFCAVTNHLSWVKLLTKLRNELRISHIEHKEVLVKVSSNENIKFLRKFSLVTLSVLTKTDPSFDAHAMVHEKNGSTGQVSTSSTSCLSLLQQSPISEHSMSTTRDIGKSDISNWAKEGPYFEPHAVVSAKRLKSVNGHAPSVQLPVAVSVAMVKGRTDDTLDSETIPCEVKSGCTSPIFQEKHSEPNASQVPSCADHARQESRKRKAEVPGMRVSTSLGVMGIKYGIKHQRLMNKDSDLEHGSEIINLCLTASLLHKVERLLREKPYPANLEKAKLILKAQEKDLLDALVKLSEISYDVAYFNANGEPDNINTHNDGKGKEDVLPKPTNSSDETPPGTTSLVGGGEGNHVKIQDIAAAGLSPSSATPTGGTTSSFPVIPQLLAPPPVTQTRLHAPAPPSSSPGALGESSGGLSTAHRPHATLMAVASPPAPLKKRSKTTAEQRSRMREFAYRVGWSFRKAGADAVDAFCAQVGVPRRALRNWMANNRHLAKIPPPSLPSRHRDHPPAATPR